The proteins below are encoded in one region of Vespa velutina chromosome 21, iVesVel2.1, whole genome shotgun sequence:
- the LOC124956234 gene encoding pleckstrin homology domain-containing family M member 2 isoform X2 codes for MLQKTWGYYCKQPLGLCSESLWYRGLGWRFLARLLVRSSITAWFARRKTRILGYGQRTKSSGYRRSYSCAPKCTNFHRESSVYFVGRAWLYHTLSEGSFESYLACLLRDTKTLKKQYFPHALVRDADKTNQLVNLLAGLENVSFTLQLDVTYLDICNYMPQRPMSINSSGTVLSLHLRSSSVCSSLASPGDSGVAFDSDMDLANETDASSYKEEDSSMDDIPDYRNNRYKVIINNCIQENKNFSSSDSSEDGKTPMQSPAVTKFQNVIMTKSDIANQNLTRKLEDNELNCSSLDTLKGYDYYSRSLDTVHLDAVNNKCDNGIKDINKRSSYYGDGSYSFKKNIDPRNSYVINNDTNLLELSMTISDCDNIEPPYGILNTLNMTDASILSTSSSEAIVQRRQRKKKRESKKRVSFHEDILKTMKLDDDSYADFSMSFLTPNSIQKKDAQKGRYSWCGHGDSPYVQKSTNTRNAHSDYYSFSSSSSVFDSDIEKKGTQKLCSQTLCQKNCKCSCDLSLPERGSPEGQEDPAKSLRPKMEIELEENEAQEAYIVEKQYGNIVEDPPAKIEMPRPQNSKKYASSSDWSDVESVTTSDLEERKMINRHLASPSKKRNMTSILTGESSSKLLAPPLRQAPSKTSLLSRFLRSITERKFESKKTKKPQKSNPLYIKGIKANYDSFKDFNDNLDREIQENVAAEKQEFSGEKISLKLRETFKKHIYRDKTEELYKVYKVRSSYMTNGESKPMIALLTDKTLYLTGSKLDHSYSNQFVIPYNELDVIMIGPNAQTILISNADYEMQYLFSTGSSHTTSELITHLEIAMRRSPSKPRLPAVKELSYEDMHILKQSILSDTAVHPDEKIEHYSLIYMEDEHMSPPSTPCGPTKEGDLMFRPHTYQHIHPNAPINPWEAGYFVLKGGVVYMFTDLNQRLPKRAIPLKGGLCQGCRRIPNSHRPHTFEILLKPNKAFQFAAPDEYVASEWLQSFVQSASGLFDCSDKREPMPCSLVTTTRHLVAMKEVYPGSQRNQTLSCASVEDLTAFRVPLPEQSWCILEFACREVHENSGDWVIYFTNYTELCTFREILQTLWADADLGEFPMVTLPPEDKLHRRCSDASKDLEYAWQYLLPSMVE; via the exons G TTCTGTATATTTTGTAGGTAGAGCATGGTTATATCATACCCTCAGCGAAGGCAGCTTCGAAAGTTATTTAGCCTGCTTACTACGGGATACCAAAACTTTAAAGAAACAATACTTTCCACATGCGCTTGTCCGCGATGCCGATAAGACAAACCAACTTGTAAATCTCCTTGCTGGTCTAGAAAATGTGTCCTTCACTTTACAAtta gATGTGACATACTTGGACATCTGCAATTATATGCCGCAAAGGCCTATGAGCATAAACTCTTCTGGGACCGTATTATCTTTACATCTGAGGTCTTCTAGCGTATGCTCGAGCTTAGCTTCTCCCGGCGATAGCGGCGTTGCATTTGACAGTGATATGGATCTCGCGAATGAAACCGACGCTAGCAGTTACAAAGAA GAGGACTCTTCGATGGATGATATTCCagattatcgaaataatagaTACAAAGTTATTATCAACAATTGCATAcaagagaacaaaaattttaGCTCAAGCGATTCCAGCGAGGATGGAAAAACACCGATGCAATCTCCTGCGGTtacaaaatttcaaaatgtGATTATGACAAAGAGTGACATCGCGAATCAAAATTTAACCAGAAAGCTCGAAGATAATGAACTGAATTGTTCAAGTTTGGATACTTTAAAGGGTTATGATTATTACAGCAGAAGCCTTGATACCGTTCACTTGGACGCGGTGAACAATAAATGTGACAAtggaataaaagatataaataaaaggagcAGCTATTACGGGGACGGCAGCTATAGTTTCAAGAAGAACATAGATCCTCGTAATTCCTACGtgattaataacgatacaaatcTCTTGGAATTGAGTATGACCATTTCCGATTGCGACAATATAGAGCCTCCTTATGGTATTCTGAATACCCTCAATATGACAGATGCGAGCATTTTGTCAACATCCAGCTCTGAAGCCATAGTACAACGTAGACAACGTAAGAAAAAGCGTGAAAGCAAAAAACGCGTTAGTTTTCACGAAGATATtctaaaaacaatgaaattagATGACGATAGCTATGCGGATTTCTCTATGAGCTTTCTAACGCCTAACTCGATTCAAAAAAAGGACGCTCAGAAGGGACGTTACAGTTGGTGCGGACACGGAGATTCTCCTTACGTTCAAAAGAGTACCAATACAAGAAACGCGCATTCCGATTATTATTCCTTCTCTTCGTCGTCGAGCGTATTCGACAgtgatattgaaaagaaaggaacacaAAAGTTATGTAGCCAGACATTGTGTCAGAAAAATTGCAAATGTTCTTGCGATCTATCTTTACCAGAACGTGGTTCGCCAGAGGGCCAAGAAGATCCGGCTAAAAGTTTAAGACCAAAGATGGAGATAGAATTGGAAGAGAACGAGGCACAAGAGGCATACATCGTTGAAAAGCAGTACGGAAATATTGTCGAGGATCCACCGGCAAAAATAGAAATGCCGAGGCCACagaattcgaagaaatatGCCAGTTCTAGCGATTGGTCCGACGTAGAGAGCGTCACAACTTCCGATTTAGAAGAACGTAAGATGATTAATAGGCATTTGGCTTCGCCTTCTAAAAAACGTAACATGACCTCGATATTGACGGGTGAAAGCAGTAGTAAATTATTAGCACCTCCTTTACGACAAGCACCATCGAAAACGTCATTGTTGAGTAGATTTTTGAGATCTATTACggagagaaaatttgaaagtaaaaaaacgaagaaaccaCAGAAGTCTAATCCGTTGTACATCAAAGGAATTAAAGCAAATTACGATTCGTTTAAGGATTTCAATGATAATCTTGACAGAGAGATACAAGAAAATGTTGCTGCAGAAAAGCAAGAGTTTAGCGGAGAGAAAATCAGCTTAAAATTGCGAGAGACCtttaaaaaacatatttacaGAGACAAAACGGAGGAATTgtataaagtttataaagtTAGAAGTTCGTACATGACAAACGGAGAGAGCAAGCCGATGATCGCTTTATTAACCGACAAAACGTTATATTTAACCGGCTCGAAGTTGGATCATTCTTACAGTAATCAATTTGTAATACCTTACAACGAGCTAGACGTTATAATG ATTGGACCAAATGCACAAACGATTCTTATCTCTAATGCCGATTATGAGATGCAGTATCTATTTTCTACTGGCAGTTCGCACACCACCTCTGAATTAATTACACACTTGGAAATAGCCATGAGAAGATCACCGTCGAAACCCCGATTGCCGGCTGTTAAAGAATTAAGTTATGAAGACATGCATATTTTGAAACAATCGATATTGTCCGATACCGCTGTACATCCT GATGAAAAAATTGAACATTACAGCCTTATTTACATGGAGGATGAGCACATGTCTCCCCCAAGTACACCTTGTGGCCCAACCAAAGAAGGCGATCTTATGTTTAGACCACACACTTATCAGCATATACATCCTAATGCACCAATAAATCCTTGGGAAGCTGGATATTTTGTTCTTAAAGGTGGTGTAGTTTACATGTTTACAGATTTGAATCAACGACTTCCTAAACGTGCCATCCCGCTGAAGGGTGGCCTTTGTCAAGGTTGCAGAAGAATTCCCAATTCGCATCGACCTCATACGTTCGAAATACTTTTGAAACCGAATAAAGCATTTCAATTTGCTGCTCCCGACGAATATGTTGCTTCCGAATGGTTGCAAAGTTTCGTCCAAAGTGCGTCTGGTTTGTTTGATTGTTCTGATAAGAGAGAGCCTATGCCCTGTAGTCTTGTAACGACTACAAGACATCTAGTTGCTATGAAAGAAGTATATCCAGGTAGTCAGCGCAATCAAACGTTATCATGTGCTTCTGTGGAAGACTTAACAGCTTTCAGAGTACCCTTACCCGAACAGTCTTGGTGTATATtg GAATTCGCATGTCGGGAGGTTCATGAGAATAGCGGTGATTGGGTGATATACTTTACCAATTATACCGAGCTCTGCACTTTTAGAGAGATTTTACAAACATTATGGGCAGATGCGGATTTG GGTGAATTTCCTATGGTTACGCTTCCTCCAGAAGATAAACTTCATCGACGCTGTTCGGATGCTAGTAAAGATTTAGAATATGCTTGGCAATATTTATTACCGTCAATGGTCGAATAA
- the LOC124956234 gene encoding pleckstrin homology domain-containing family M member 2 isoform X3, producing the protein MFYICCKRRGAIIVNNRWVYAQSLYGTVVLDGDSWLVYWLDRALRHGLRVERHGYWGTARELSHQDTVVVIHALQSVLTSIGKGRAWLYHTLSEGSFESYLACLLRDTKTLKKQYFPHALVRDADKTNQLVNLLAGLENVSFTLQLDVTYLDICNYMPQRPMSINSSGTVLSLHLRSSSVCSSLASPGDSGVAFDSDMDLANETDASSYKEEDSSMDDIPDYRNNRYKVIINNCIQENKNFSSSDSSEDGKTPMQSPAVTKFQNVIMTKSDIANQNLTRKLEDNELNCSSLDTLKGYDYYSRSLDTVHLDAVNNKCDNGIKDINKRSSYYGDGSYSFKKNIDPRNSYVINNDTNLLELSMTISDCDNIEPPYGILNTLNMTDASILSTSSSEAIVQRRQRKKKRESKKRVSFHEDILKTMKLDDDSYADFSMSFLTPNSIQKKDAQKGRYSWCGHGDSPYVQKSTNTRNAHSDYYSFSSSSSVFDSDIEKKGTQKLCSQTLCQKNCKCSCDLSLPERGSPEGQEDPAKSLRPKMEIELEENEAQEAYIVEKQYGNIVEDPPAKIEMPRPQNSKKYASSSDWSDVESVTTSDLEERKMINRHLASPSKKRNMTSILTGESSSKLLAPPLRQAPSKTSLLSRFLRSITERKFESKKTKKPQKSNPLYIKGIKANYDSFKDFNDNLDREIQENVAAEKQEFSGEKISLKLRETFKKHIYRDKTEELYKVYKVRSSYMTNGESKPMIALLTDKTLYLTGSKLDHSYSNQFVIPYNELDVIMIGPNAQTILISNADYEMQYLFSTGSSHTTSELITHLEIAMRRSPSKPRLPAVKELSYEDMHILKQSILSDTAVHPDEKIEHYSLIYMEDEHMSPPSTPCGPTKEGDLMFRPHTYQHIHPNAPINPWEAGYFVLKGGVVYMFTDLNQRLPKRAIPLKGGLCQGCRRIPNSHRPHTFEILLKPNKAFQFAAPDEYVASEWLQSFVQSASGLFDCSDKREPMPCSLVTTTRHLVAMKEVYPGSQRNQTLSCASVEDLTAFRVPLPEQSWCILEFACREVHENSGDWVIYFTNYTELCTFREILQTLWADADLGEFPMVTLPPEDKLHRRCSDASKDLEYAWQYLLPSMVE; encoded by the exons G GTAGAGCATGGTTATATCATACCCTCAGCGAAGGCAGCTTCGAAAGTTATTTAGCCTGCTTACTACGGGATACCAAAACTTTAAAGAAACAATACTTTCCACATGCGCTTGTCCGCGATGCCGATAAGACAAACCAACTTGTAAATCTCCTTGCTGGTCTAGAAAATGTGTCCTTCACTTTACAAtta gATGTGACATACTTGGACATCTGCAATTATATGCCGCAAAGGCCTATGAGCATAAACTCTTCTGGGACCGTATTATCTTTACATCTGAGGTCTTCTAGCGTATGCTCGAGCTTAGCTTCTCCCGGCGATAGCGGCGTTGCATTTGACAGTGATATGGATCTCGCGAATGAAACCGACGCTAGCAGTTACAAAGAA GAGGACTCTTCGATGGATGATATTCCagattatcgaaataatagaTACAAAGTTATTATCAACAATTGCATAcaagagaacaaaaattttaGCTCAAGCGATTCCAGCGAGGATGGAAAAACACCGATGCAATCTCCTGCGGTtacaaaatttcaaaatgtGATTATGACAAAGAGTGACATCGCGAATCAAAATTTAACCAGAAAGCTCGAAGATAATGAACTGAATTGTTCAAGTTTGGATACTTTAAAGGGTTATGATTATTACAGCAGAAGCCTTGATACCGTTCACTTGGACGCGGTGAACAATAAATGTGACAAtggaataaaagatataaataaaaggagcAGCTATTACGGGGACGGCAGCTATAGTTTCAAGAAGAACATAGATCCTCGTAATTCCTACGtgattaataacgatacaaatcTCTTGGAATTGAGTATGACCATTTCCGATTGCGACAATATAGAGCCTCCTTATGGTATTCTGAATACCCTCAATATGACAGATGCGAGCATTTTGTCAACATCCAGCTCTGAAGCCATAGTACAACGTAGACAACGTAAGAAAAAGCGTGAAAGCAAAAAACGCGTTAGTTTTCACGAAGATATtctaaaaacaatgaaattagATGACGATAGCTATGCGGATTTCTCTATGAGCTTTCTAACGCCTAACTCGATTCAAAAAAAGGACGCTCAGAAGGGACGTTACAGTTGGTGCGGACACGGAGATTCTCCTTACGTTCAAAAGAGTACCAATACAAGAAACGCGCATTCCGATTATTATTCCTTCTCTTCGTCGTCGAGCGTATTCGACAgtgatattgaaaagaaaggaacacaAAAGTTATGTAGCCAGACATTGTGTCAGAAAAATTGCAAATGTTCTTGCGATCTATCTTTACCAGAACGTGGTTCGCCAGAGGGCCAAGAAGATCCGGCTAAAAGTTTAAGACCAAAGATGGAGATAGAATTGGAAGAGAACGAGGCACAAGAGGCATACATCGTTGAAAAGCAGTACGGAAATATTGTCGAGGATCCACCGGCAAAAATAGAAATGCCGAGGCCACagaattcgaagaaatatGCCAGTTCTAGCGATTGGTCCGACGTAGAGAGCGTCACAACTTCCGATTTAGAAGAACGTAAGATGATTAATAGGCATTTGGCTTCGCCTTCTAAAAAACGTAACATGACCTCGATATTGACGGGTGAAAGCAGTAGTAAATTATTAGCACCTCCTTTACGACAAGCACCATCGAAAACGTCATTGTTGAGTAGATTTTTGAGATCTATTACggagagaaaatttgaaagtaaaaaaacgaagaaaccaCAGAAGTCTAATCCGTTGTACATCAAAGGAATTAAAGCAAATTACGATTCGTTTAAGGATTTCAATGATAATCTTGACAGAGAGATACAAGAAAATGTTGCTGCAGAAAAGCAAGAGTTTAGCGGAGAGAAAATCAGCTTAAAATTGCGAGAGACCtttaaaaaacatatttacaGAGACAAAACGGAGGAATTgtataaagtttataaagtTAGAAGTTCGTACATGACAAACGGAGAGAGCAAGCCGATGATCGCTTTATTAACCGACAAAACGTTATATTTAACCGGCTCGAAGTTGGATCATTCTTACAGTAATCAATTTGTAATACCTTACAACGAGCTAGACGTTATAATG ATTGGACCAAATGCACAAACGATTCTTATCTCTAATGCCGATTATGAGATGCAGTATCTATTTTCTACTGGCAGTTCGCACACCACCTCTGAATTAATTACACACTTGGAAATAGCCATGAGAAGATCACCGTCGAAACCCCGATTGCCGGCTGTTAAAGAATTAAGTTATGAAGACATGCATATTTTGAAACAATCGATATTGTCCGATACCGCTGTACATCCT GATGAAAAAATTGAACATTACAGCCTTATTTACATGGAGGATGAGCACATGTCTCCCCCAAGTACACCTTGTGGCCCAACCAAAGAAGGCGATCTTATGTTTAGACCACACACTTATCAGCATATACATCCTAATGCACCAATAAATCCTTGGGAAGCTGGATATTTTGTTCTTAAAGGTGGTGTAGTTTACATGTTTACAGATTTGAATCAACGACTTCCTAAACGTGCCATCCCGCTGAAGGGTGGCCTTTGTCAAGGTTGCAGAAGAATTCCCAATTCGCATCGACCTCATACGTTCGAAATACTTTTGAAACCGAATAAAGCATTTCAATTTGCTGCTCCCGACGAATATGTTGCTTCCGAATGGTTGCAAAGTTTCGTCCAAAGTGCGTCTGGTTTGTTTGATTGTTCTGATAAGAGAGAGCCTATGCCCTGTAGTCTTGTAACGACTACAAGACATCTAGTTGCTATGAAAGAAGTATATCCAGGTAGTCAGCGCAATCAAACGTTATCATGTGCTTCTGTGGAAGACTTAACAGCTTTCAGAGTACCCTTACCCGAACAGTCTTGGTGTATATtg GAATTCGCATGTCGGGAGGTTCATGAGAATAGCGGTGATTGGGTGATATACTTTACCAATTATACCGAGCTCTGCACTTTTAGAGAGATTTTACAAACATTATGGGCAGATGCGGATTTG GGTGAATTTCCTATGGTTACGCTTCCTCCAGAAGATAAACTTCATCGACGCTGTTCGGATGCTAGTAAAGATTTAGAATATGCTTGGCAATATTTATTACCGTCAATGGTCGAATAA